The following coding sequences are from one Acidobacteriota bacterium window:
- a CDS encoding DUF3106 domain-containing protein encodes MKNHAITWVLGFLLALGAAPLLRGQEPSPAPQTQAGEEAEWNRLSPEQKAELTERYRRYSRMTAEEKERLAELQKQVRDMDPQERKLILENYERFRNLGPEERERLEKNYERFRELPPERQQQLRKTYREFQKMAPEERTRVLRNLDKWRRMTNEQRNRMRRESIQRRNERNRR; translated from the coding sequence ATGAAAAATCACGCGATTACGTGGGTTCTCGGGTTTTTGCTGGCGCTGGGCGCCGCGCCCCTGCTTCGGGGCCAGGAGCCGTCCCCGGCTCCGCAGACCCAGGCGGGTGAGGAAGCCGAATGGAACCGCCTGAGCCCGGAACAGAAGGCGGAGCTCACCGAGCGCTACCGCCGCTACAGCCGCATGACGGCGGAAGAGAAGGAGCGGCTCGCGGAGCTCCAGAAACAGGTCCGGGACATGGACCCGCAGGAGCGGAAGCTCATCCTCGAGAATTATGAACGCTTCCGGAACCTCGGCCCCGAAGAGCGCGAGAGGCTCGAGAAGAACTACGAGCGGTTCAGGGAGCTTCCCCCCGAACGGCAGCAGCAGCTGCGCAAGACCTACCGCGAGTTCCAGAAGATGGCGCCCGAAGAGCGTACCCGGGTGCTCCGGAACCTCGACAAGTGGCGGCGGATGACGAACGAACAACGCAACAGGATGCGGCGGGAGTCGATCCAGCGCCGCAACGAACGAAACCGCCGATAA